A window from Deltaproteobacteria bacterium encodes these proteins:
- a CDS encoding glycine/betaine ABC transporter substrate-binding protein has product MHRLHMNIVARFLTITLIIMTTIDVQAAEKRITVGNKNFTEQYIVGQLIKQMLEDRGFKVDLKSDLTSMALRAGMESGDIDICADYIGTASMVHLKHKYLPGTGNNQLYQLVKEEEQSNHFIWLGPIWNNNTYALASWPEFAAKHKLKTLSDLARLYRTREGKIETFVDFEFSVRPDGLSALEKFYDFKMAKSTLRTGTPGTSLIALKRHKTHVAMVFGTDASIPKHGWHVYSDDKSFFPPYDLSPYVRKEALDKYPEITDILNKLVATFPGGGKRAASEIVAKCQKAWQGLNARVDIEKMEPREVAREYLRQHSLIKK; this is encoded by the coding sequence ATGCACCGTCTACACATGAACATCGTCGCCCGGTTCTTGACGATCACACTCATCATCATGACAACGATAGACGTCCAGGCGGCTGAAAAGAGAATAACCGTCGGAAACAAAAACTTTACAGAGCAGTATATTGTCGGTCAACTAATCAAACAGATGTTGGAGGATCGCGGCTTCAAGGTTGACTTGAAATCGGATCTTACTTCCATGGCCCTCAGAGCCGGAATGGAATCCGGCGACATCGATATCTGTGCTGACTATATAGGGACAGCCTCGATGGTTCACCTTAAGCACAAATACTTGCCGGGCACTGGTAATAACCAACTTTATCAGCTTGTAAAAGAGGAAGAGCAGAGCAATCATTTCATCTGGCTAGGTCCGATCTGGAACAACAACACCTATGCTCTTGCATCCTGGCCTGAATTCGCCGCAAAACACAAATTGAAGACGCTATCCGATTTGGCAAGGCTTTATCGAACCAGGGAAGGAAAGATCGAAACCTTTGTCGATTTCGAATTCTCAGTTCGCCCAGACGGGCTGTCTGCTCTGGAGAAGTTCTACGATTTCAAAATGGCCAAGAGCACGCTCAGGACCGGAACGCCTGGAACTTCACTGATCGCTTTGAAACGACACAAGACGCATGTCGCAATGGTCTTTGGTACAGATGCTTCCATCCCCAAACATGGCTGGCATGTGTACTCAGACGACAAGTCTTTCTTCCCGCCCTATGATTTGAGTCCTTATGTCCGTAAGGAGGCTCTCGATAAGTATCCCGAGATTACAGATATTCTCAATAAGCTGGTAGCTACGTTTCCCGGAGGAGGCAAACGTGCTGCTTCAGAAATCGTGGCCAAGTGCCAAAAAGCCTGGCAGGGACTAAACGCCAGGGTTGATATCGAGAAGATGGAACCAAGGGAAGTTGCCCGTGAGTACCTCCGTCAACACAGCTTGATCAAGAAATAG
- a CDS encoding ABC transporter permease codes for MRHQVILVVLLTLLVGATIWITSLGKIGIYSTFTYDDLLYCAWAHFKMVLIAVVIATAIGVPLGIVVTRAGLEKLALPVIGGASVGQTVPSLAVIAIMAPLLGFGLQSAIVALVIYGLLPILRNSYASIKTIDPAVIEAARGMGLTRMQIARKIELPLARPVIMAGIRISTVITVGTAELAVLVGGAGLGKITLTGVFAREALIILQGAAPTAAMAITLGFLLERVEGWMTPLGLKVP; via the coding sequence ATGAGACATCAGGTGATTCTGGTTGTCCTTCTTACGCTTCTTGTCGGAGCGACTATTTGGATTACTAGTCTGGGCAAGATAGGGATCTACAGCACCTTCACGTACGATGATTTACTCTATTGCGCATGGGCTCATTTCAAGATGGTATTGATAGCAGTCGTCATAGCCACTGCGATCGGTGTGCCCCTGGGAATCGTGGTCACCCGAGCAGGTCTTGAGAAACTCGCGCTACCCGTGATTGGCGGAGCAAGTGTGGGTCAGACGGTACCGAGCCTGGCTGTCATTGCTATTATGGCTCCACTTCTGGGTTTTGGCCTTCAGTCAGCAATTGTGGCATTGGTCATCTATGGACTCCTTCCCATCCTACGGAATTCCTATGCGAGTATCAAGACGATCGATCCAGCGGTAATAGAAGCTGCCAGGGGAATGGGACTGACCAGAATGCAAATTGCCCGGAAGATAGAGTTGCCCTTGGCAAGACCCGTCATCATGGCTGGGATCAGAATCTCCACCGTTATCACGGTGGGCACTGCGGAACTCGCTGTTCTTGTCGGCGGGGCAGGTTTGGGCAAAATTACATTGACTGGCGTATTTGCCCGTGAAGCTTTGATCATCCTTCAGGGGGCAGCGCCGACTGCAGCCATGGCTATTACGCTGGGTTTTCTTTTGGAACGAGTGGAGGGGTGGATGACCCCCCTGGGGCTCAAAGTACCCTAG
- a CDS encoding betaine/proline/choline family ABC transporter ATP-binding protein (Members of the family are the ATP-binding subunit of ABC transporters for substrates such as betaine, L-proline or other amino acids, choline, carnitine, etc. The substrate specificity is best determined from the substrate-binding subunit, rather than this subunit, as it interacts with the permease subunit and not with substrate directly.) → MIRLEKVTKIYPDGTEAVREVSFEVDRGKLCVLLGPSGCGKTTTMKMINRLIFPTSGRIYIDGTDNTSIDENELRRNIGYAIQEIGLFPHMTIGENIATVPALKGWPKAKRRKRAKELLELLRLTPDGFIDKYPRELSGGQRQRVGVARAFGGDPPILLMDEPFGAIDPITRVDLQNEFLKIQEELQKTIIFVTHDIHEAIKMGDKIALMKAGRLVQYAPPAELLYGPKDEFVADFVGADRGLKGLQLIRTKEVMWRSPRTAKPDEEVKAVRDRMEREGIDWLAVIDNEGRFTGWVVSSDLERGQKVREIMSTSAISATRNAVLSEALSLMLTSGLNVLAIVDQHDRLEGVLTFQAIQEALREAARKASVRLGRTALQREASQ, encoded by the coding sequence ATGATCAGACTGGAGAAAGTGACCAAGATCTATCCTGATGGCACAGAAGCGGTAAGGGAGGTGAGCTTTGAGGTCGACCGGGGGAAGCTGTGCGTGCTGCTGGGTCCTTCAGGATGTGGCAAGACCACAACAATGAAAATGATCAACCGGCTGATTTTCCCTACCAGTGGAAGAATATATATTGATGGAACGGACAATACCAGCATAGATGAGAACGAACTTCGAAGAAACATAGGGTATGCCATTCAGGAGATAGGGCTTTTTCCTCACATGACTATAGGTGAGAACATAGCGACGGTCCCGGCGCTAAAAGGCTGGCCGAAAGCCAAGCGCAGGAAGCGGGCCAAGGAGCTTCTAGAGCTTTTGAGATTGACGCCTGATGGTTTTATAGACAAATATCCGCGCGAGCTTTCTGGTGGCCAGCGCCAGCGGGTAGGTGTAGCCCGAGCATTTGGAGGGGACCCCCCTATCCTGTTAATGGATGAGCCTTTTGGAGCCATCGATCCGATAACCAGAGTGGACTTGCAGAATGAGTTCTTGAAGATACAGGAGGAGTTGCAAAAGACCATCATATTTGTGACCCACGATATTCATGAGGCGATCAAGATGGGGGACAAGATAGCCTTGATGAAAGCAGGGCGACTGGTGCAATACGCTCCACCTGCCGAGCTACTTTATGGGCCGAAAGATGAGTTTGTAGCGGACTTTGTTGGCGCCGATCGGGGCCTTAAAGGTTTGCAACTGATCCGCACAAAGGAAGTCATGTGGAGGTCACCGCGTACGGCAAAACCCGACGAGGAAGTAAAAGCCGTTCGAGATCGGATGGAGCGAGAGGGAATCGATTGGCTGGCGGTTATTGACAATGAGGGAAGGTTTACAGGATGGGTGGTCTCCTCAGATTTGGAAAGGGGCCAGAAGGTAAGAGAAATCATGAGTACTTCGGCAATCAGCGCCACCAGAAATGCTGTCTTGAGTGAAGCCCTTTCCTTAATGTTAACGAGCGGGCTCAATGTGCTGGCTATAGTCGATCAACATGACAGATTAGAGGGCGTCTTAACGTTTCAGGCAATCCAGGAGGCACTGAGGGAAGCTGCTCGGAAGGCCTCCGTTCGCTTGGGGCGGACTGCGCTTCAGAGAGAAGCATCTCAATGA
- a CDS encoding ABC transporter permease — MLDAYQFVIQHPEMVTGWMVDHLCISLVAIGIGAVLGITLGIFISAKGREHMAEAALYLAEIMMTVPSLALFGLLMVLLSRIGLSAIGFLPAVITLIVYGQLPIIRNTCTAIRQVDPAMIEAGRGMGMSETQLLFKINLPLAFPVIMAGLRNAMVLIIGIAAIAALIGAGGLGVPIFRGLRNARMDLIITGGVSVSVLALLVDGLMALLERWVTPKGLGLGQK, encoded by the coding sequence ATGTTAGACGCCTATCAATTTGTCATTCAACATCCTGAAATGGTGACAGGGTGGATGGTTGATCACCTGTGCATAAGTCTTGTTGCCATTGGAATAGGAGCCGTCCTCGGCATAACGTTAGGGATCTTCATATCAGCAAAAGGTAGAGAACATATGGCAGAGGCGGCGCTCTATCTTGCGGAAATCATGATGACAGTCCCCAGCCTCGCCCTTTTTGGGCTGCTAATGGTCCTTTTGAGCCGCATAGGATTGAGCGCCATCGGTTTCCTTCCTGCAGTCATTACTCTGATTGTTTACGGCCAGTTACCTATCATACGCAATACTTGCACTGCGATCCGCCAGGTTGATCCAGCGATGATCGAGGCCGGCAGGGGCATGGGGATGAGCGAAACGCAACTTCTTTTCAAGATCAATCTCCCCCTTGCTTTCCCCGTGATTATGGCTGGGTTGAGAAACGCCATGGTGCTCATTATCGGTATTGCGGCAATTGCAGCTTTGATCGGCGCCGGTGGGCTTGGAGTGCCCATATTTCGGGGATTAAGAAACGCTCGAATGGATTTAATCATTACAGGAGGCGTCTCTGTTTCTGTACTTGCTTTGCTAGTCGACGGGCTTATGGCCCTGTTGGAACGCTGGGTTACGCCCAAGGGCTTAGGGCTTGGTCAAAAATAA
- a CDS encoding nitrilase: MKVIVYQTNPALLDLQANLDEVVTKIHEGSEKGAQLIVFPELSLTGYFVGQQYHDVSLRLDSEEIRRLASATKGTAAVVGFIEESPSMNFYNSALVAVDGQILFAYRKLNLPNYGVFEERKYFSPGKHIPVFRLHGFSIAVFICNDVWHPSLPYLGVCQKADVFVTIINSCKGSMGPEFSNIETWQVINRFYSQVFGVYNICANRVGQEDFDERPSVSDVPEPKEGETLNADQYSGPSTYLFWGGSEIIGPFGESIVKAALYEPDEILAELSRDLLRKKKILLPYLRNDDPYFTHRELRQILYRKPSHDIV, from the coding sequence ATGAAAGTCATAGTCTATCAGACAAACCCTGCCCTGTTGGACCTTCAGGCCAACCTGGACGAAGTAGTCACGAAAATTCACGAGGGGAGCGAAAAAGGCGCCCAGTTGATCGTTTTTCCGGAATTGAGCCTGACCGGATATTTTGTGGGACAGCAATACCATGACGTCTCGCTCAGACTCGATTCTGAGGAAATCAGACGATTGGCCTCCGCCACAAAAGGCACGGCTGCCGTTGTGGGCTTTATTGAAGAATCCCCATCCATGAATTTCTACAACTCCGCTCTAGTGGCAGTTGATGGACAAATACTCTTCGCCTATCGAAAACTGAACCTTCCTAACTATGGCGTCTTTGAAGAACGGAAATACTTCTCTCCTGGAAAACACATCCCTGTCTTTCGCCTCCATGGCTTTTCTATCGCTGTCTTCATCTGCAATGACGTCTGGCATCCGTCACTGCCCTACCTGGGGGTTTGCCAAAAAGCTGATGTTTTTGTCACAATCATCAACTCCTGTAAGGGATCCATGGGACCGGAGTTTTCCAATATTGAAACCTGGCAGGTTATTAACAGGTTCTATTCACAAGTCTTCGGTGTGTACAATATCTGCGCGAACCGCGTAGGACAAGAAGATTTTGATGAAAGACCAAGTGTTTCGGATGTGCCTGAGCCCAAAGAAGGGGAGACGCTAAATGCCGATCAATACTCTGGCCCCTCAACCTATCTGTTCTGGGGCGGTAGCGAGATCATCGGTCCTTTTGGTGAGTCCATTGTCAAGGCGGCTCTATATGAACCGGATGAGATACTTGCTGAGCTCTCCAGGGATCTTCTGAGAAAGAAAAAAATTCTCCTTCCGTACTTGAGAAATGATGATCCCTATTTCACCCATCGAGAACTCCGGCAGATTCTCTATCGAAAACCTTCACACGACATAGTATGA
- a CDS encoding rRNA pseudouridine synthase → MAERLHVVLARAGIASRREAEKLIREGRVKVNGRVVRRLGAQVVCGQDVIRVDNRPVRGSEPKVTIVLNKPKRVLTTSSDPRGRPTTADLVKKIKTRLFPVGRLDYHTEGLLILTNDGELAHQLQHPRYGISKTYRTKVKGLPAREALARLRSGIVLDGRRTAPAQVRITGTTGTNTWLEITIREGRNRQVRRMCAVVGHRVMKLKRIRYGPIRLGNLKSGTYRTLSAREMEELRKCMNEGTLG, encoded by the coding sequence ATGGCCGAACGACTCCACGTAGTCCTGGCTCGAGCCGGCATCGCCTCCAGGCGCGAGGCTGAAAAGCTGATCCGTGAGGGCCGCGTTAAGGTTAATGGCAGGGTTGTTCGCAGGCTCGGCGCCCAGGTCGTTTGTGGGCAGGATGTCATACGTGTGGACAACCGCCCTGTCCGCGGCTCTGAGCCAAAGGTCACTATCGTACTCAACAAGCCGAAACGGGTGTTGACCACGTCCAGTGATCCCAGAGGCCGTCCGACAACAGCCGACCTTGTCAAGAAGATCAAGACACGTCTCTTTCCGGTCGGGCGGCTTGATTATCATACGGAAGGGCTCCTTATCCTGACAAACGACGGAGAACTGGCCCACCAACTTCAACATCCCCGGTACGGCATCTCCAAGACCTATCGGACCAAGGTCAAAGGTCTGCCTGCTCGCGAGGCCTTGGCGCGCCTACGGTCCGGCATTGTGTTGGATGGCCGGCGCACCGCTCCTGCCCAGGTAAGGATAACGGGTACGACCGGCACAAACACCTGGCTTGAGATCACTATAAGGGAAGGAAGAAACCGGCAGGTTCGGCGCATGTGCGCCGTTGTCGGGCATCGTGTAATGAAACTAAAGCGGATCCGATATGGTCCGATCCGGTTGGGGAACTTAAAGTCCGGAACCTACCGGACCCTGAGCGCCCGTGAAATGGAAGAGCTCAGAAAATGCATGAACGAGGGAACGTTAGGGTGA
- the scpB gene encoding SMC-Scp complex subunit ScpB, which translates to MDNLKAIIESLLFVAESPLSVDKIKSILEVEDRKTIRSALASLAEEYESEKRGFFLSEVAGGYQFRTRPEYRNWTRRLKQTRPARLSRAAMETVAIIAYKQPVLRSDIEHLRGVDCGGILRTLLEWGIIRVLGRKDLPGRPMVYGTNKRFLELFDLKDLGDLPSLKDLRDLGEAWPNDST; encoded by the coding sequence ATGGATAACCTGAAGGCCATTATTGAAAGCTTGCTCTTTGTAGCTGAATCTCCCCTTAGCGTTGACAAGATCAAATCGATTCTGGAGGTCGAAGACCGCAAAACCATACGCAGCGCCCTCGCCAGCCTGGCCGAAGAGTACGAGTCCGAGAAACGCGGGTTTTTCTTGAGCGAGGTTGCCGGTGGATACCAGTTTCGCACCCGTCCTGAATACCGGAATTGGACCAGGCGGCTCAAGCAGACAAGACCTGCCCGCTTGAGCCGTGCAGCCATGGAAACCGTTGCCATTATTGCATATAAACAACCTGTGCTTCGAAGCGATATAGAGCACTTAAGGGGGGTCGATTGCGGTGGAATACTGCGGACCCTCCTTGAATGGGGGATCATTCGTGTGTTGGGCCGCAAAGACCTGCCGGGCCGGCCCATGGTTTATGGCACCAACAAGCGCTTCCTGGAGCTGTTTGACCTGAAAGATCTCGGCGATCTGCCGTCGCTGAAGGACCTGCGGGATCTGGGGGAAGCATGGCCGAACGACTCCACGTAG
- a CDS encoding segregation/condensation protein A: MTEQVQGHTTYHIHLGDLFDGPMDLLVHLVRKNEVDLYDIPIALIAEQYLEYIKLMRVMNIDVAGNFLVMAATLAHIKSRMLLPTQEEQEDEEDPRMEIVRPLEEYLQLKYAAEDLAHRDRLGWDVFIRGTDEIAESTGEEPRDFVQISLFELMDAFQRIIKRVSPEHFLNITADTISVKSRILEIADILEQKGSVTFEELFEKQAAKGQIIVTFLAVLEMARTQVIRIMQHVTSGIIRIFNG, from the coding sequence ATGACAGAACAGGTACAAGGCCACACAACGTATCACATACATCTTGGAGATCTCTTTGATGGTCCAATGGATCTTCTCGTGCATCTTGTGAGAAAGAACGAAGTGGATCTTTATGACATTCCCATTGCCTTGATTGCCGAGCAGTACCTGGAATACATCAAGTTGATGAGAGTAATGAATATAGACGTGGCCGGGAATTTTCTCGTTATGGCAGCCACCCTGGCCCACATCAAATCCCGCATGCTCTTGCCCACCCAGGAGGAACAAGAGGACGAAGAAGATCCCCGCATGGAGATTGTAAGGCCTTTGGAGGAGTACCTGCAATTGAAATATGCTGCAGAAGATCTGGCACACCGGGATCGACTCGGCTGGGATGTCTTCATCCGTGGAACCGACGAGATCGCTGAATCTACCGGGGAAGAACCCCGCGATTTTGTGCAGATTAGCCTCTTTGAACTCATGGACGCCTTTCAGAGAATCATCAAGCGGGTATCTCCGGAGCATTTCCTGAACATTACGGCGGACACTATTTCGGTCAAGAGCAGAATATTGGAGATTGCAGACATCCTGGAGCAAAAAGGCTCTGTTACGTTTGAAGAGCTTTTTGAAAAACAGGCCGCCAAGGGCCAGATCATTGTCACTTTCCTGGCTGTCCTGGAGATGGCAAGAACCCAGGTGATACGGATAATGCAGCATGTAACATCAGGGATTATTAGGATTTTCAATGGATAA
- the trpS gene encoding tryptophan--tRNA ligase, translated as MAKKRILSGMRPTGPLHLGNLHGALANWKEMQDKYECFFFIADWHALTTDYDATEPIQGHILDVFLDWLSVGLSPEKCTLFVQSYVKEHAELFLILSMITPLPWLERNPTYKEQIAELKNRDLSNFGFLGYPVLQAADIIMYKANGVPVGIDQAPHVELTREIARRFNHFYGDVFPIPETILTESSKILGMDRRKMSKSYNNAIFLSDSPEEIRNKVGQMITDPQRARRADPGNPDICNVFSFHQLYSDRETAEGIDAECREAKIGCVECKKMMAANLVKALDPIREKRSFYETRPDTVRAIIEDGNQKARAVARRTMEEVRAAVKI; from the coding sequence ATGGCTAAGAAACGGATTTTAAGCGGTATGCGCCCCACGGGACCACTGCATCTGGGAAACCTGCACGGGGCCCTGGCAAACTGGAAAGAGATGCAAGACAAGTATGAGTGTTTCTTTTTCATTGCAGACTGGCACGCATTGACAACTGACTATGACGCCACGGAACCAATCCAGGGCCATATTCTGGATGTCTTTCTGGACTGGCTGAGTGTGGGTCTTTCCCCTGAAAAGTGCACACTCTTTGTTCAGTCATACGTAAAAGAACATGCGGAGCTCTTCTTGATTCTGTCCATGATTACGCCATTGCCGTGGCTGGAGCGGAATCCGACCTACAAGGAGCAGATCGCCGAGTTAAAGAACAGGGATCTTTCAAACTTCGGATTCCTGGGTTACCCTGTGCTGCAAGCAGCCGACATTATCATGTACAAGGCCAACGGTGTGCCTGTGGGCATAGATCAGGCGCCTCATGTGGAACTCACCCGCGAAATTGCGCGGCGGTTCAATCACTTCTACGGCGATGTCTTTCCCATTCCGGAAACCATCTTGACGGAGTCTTCCAAGATTCTTGGCATGGATCGTCGCAAGATGAGCAAGAGTTATAATAACGCCATTTTTCTCTCAGATTCGCCGGAAGAGATCCGGAACAAGGTCGGGCAGATGATTACAGACCCCCAGCGGGCACGCCGGGCCGACCCTGGAAACCCTGACATCTGCAATGTCTTTAGCTTTCATCAGCTCTACTCTGACCGTGAGACTGCTGAAGGCATCGATGCGGAATGCCGGGAGGCCAAAATCGGTTGTGTGGAGTGCAAGAAAATGATGGCGGCAAATCTCGTCAAGGCCCTCGATCCTATCCGCGAGAAACGATCCTTTTATGAAACCCGGCCGGATACGGTTCGGGCCATTATCGAAGATGGAAATCAGAAGGCACGGGCAGTGGCCCGCCGGACCATGGAAGAGGTCCGGGCAGCAGTGAAGATTTGA
- a CDS encoding type II toxin-antitoxin system VapC family toxin has protein sequence MKLVLDTNIYSDYAEGLPETVDFLATHGEDLYLPSVVIGELNFGFMKGSQQQFNERKLKQFIKRLRVEIIDVDADVARKYAIVFLSLQKKGTKIPINDVWIAASCMGIGGTLLTRDRHFEVVEQIETVILN, from the coding sequence TTGAAACTTGTACTGGATACGAATATCTACAGTGACTATGCCGAGGGGTTGCCTGAAACAGTGGATTTCTTGGCCACCCATGGCGAAGACCTGTATTTGCCTTCCGTGGTTATCGGAGAACTCAATTTCGGGTTTATGAAAGGGAGTCAGCAGCAATTCAACGAACGAAAATTGAAGCAGTTCATCAAACGTCTGAGAGTCGAAATCATTGACGTGGATGCGGATGTTGCCAGAAAATACGCCATTGTATTTTTGTCATTACAGAAAAAGGGAACCAAAATACCGATCAATGATGTATGGATCGCAGCATCCTGCATGGGAATCGGGGGCACCCTACTGACAAGAGATAGACATTTCGAGGTTGTAGAACAGATAGAAACGGTTATCCTGAACTAG
- a CDS encoding DUF1778 domain-containing protein, translating to MPLSLRIPPKKETMIKKAATREGKTKSAYILEAVDEKLGLVKDREKMIRELAGWLSHDAAEELRKATEIFNQINEGDWD from the coding sequence ATGCCTTTAAGTTTAAGAATACCCCCCAAAAAAGAAACAATGATCAAGAAGGCGGCCACGAGAGAGGGGAAAACGAAGTCTGCATACATTTTAGAGGCGGTTGATGAAAAATTGGGCCTGGTGAAAGACCGTGAAAAGATGATCCGGGAACTTGCAGGATGGCTCTCGCATGATGCAGCCGAAGAACTGAGAAAAGCAACCGAAATCTTTAACCAGATCAATGAAGGGGATTGGGATTGA
- a CDS encoding site-2 protease family protein, whose amino-acid sequence MFHNFDLNRLVIMIVPLLFAVTIHEVSHGWVAFRLGDRTAKWAGRLTLNPIKHLDPMGSFILPLMLFFFKSPIIFGYAKPVPVNFNNLSNRQRDMILVAAAGPVSNILLAFLSGTLLRWLVHLGPWWQNWFFSGVFSDLLGMLEYSVVINVILAIFNMIPVPPLDGGRVLAGLLPPARAAQLAKLERFGILIVLFLLFTHSLDWLLIPVMKFFLRMFLGGS is encoded by the coding sequence ATGTTTCATAATTTTGACCTCAATAGATTAGTCATCATGATCGTGCCACTGCTTTTTGCTGTCACGATCCATGAAGTCTCCCATGGCTGGGTGGCCTTTCGATTGGGAGACCGCACGGCAAAATGGGCTGGCAGGCTGACCTTGAATCCAATCAAGCATCTTGACCCCATGGGCTCTTTTATCCTCCCTTTGATGCTCTTCTTTTTCAAGTCGCCCATCATTTTCGGTTATGCAAAGCCGGTTCCCGTGAATTTCAACAATCTATCCAACCGTCAGCGTGACATGATCCTGGTGGCCGCGGCCGGCCCTGTATCGAACATCCTGCTTGCCTTTCTGAGCGGCACGCTGCTGAGGTGGCTGGTTCATCTTGGCCCATGGTGGCAGAACTGGTTTTTCTCAGGCGTTTTTTCTGATCTGCTGGGAATGCTCGAATACAGTGTGGTCATCAATGTTATCCTTGCCATATTCAACATGATTCCAGTGCCGCCCCTTGACGGCGGCAGGGTCCTGGCGGGCCTTCTTCCGCCCGCCAGGGCTGCTCAACTGGCAAAGCTGGAACGTTTCGGAATTCTCATTGTTCTCTTCTTGCTTTTCACCCATTCCTTGGACTGGCTTCTGATCCCTGTCATGAAGTTTTTTCTGAGGATGTTCCTGGGCGGGTCGTGA